A single window of Thalassomonas viridans DNA harbors:
- a CDS encoding sigma 54-interacting transcriptional regulator codes for MTHRIYIIEDEAIVAHDLKVNLESLGFQVLGVAHDSLKALQEIPLVKPDIVLSDIRLRDGCDGIEILRELNKIMSVAVIFISAYSDKETLRRVKEINPQGYILKPINRRELEIAIDLAVDEFARQQKLLNNQYILKTALSCIGDCILLTDINGFIDGVNSKACQLLTFESANVILKPWHTALVCTTPESKLRLTRLIENTVRTQSVSRILPVEIEVKNGISLVDGIIGPILNEQQECTGASIMLRCLADLSDFKMPVYKNRLSDRKGEEKSQACLLLINPDNFDWVNDKWGEKVGDVIIGEISEVINKEIRVIDLATRYGGAVFSTTLPNTCLKGGMVVAKRIHQRLNNHRYYSDKVSLTFSIGIAELEQDDNASGINLPITLFRHATWALNAAHEAGGDCIRCWEENKQHHFLGDIDRISGKFSPDINNDIKGLMLLWNSVNTVVHCTDIHSLSEGIVSNLMQSLQLVAGAFWLKLDNEPVELIVKDINTGLYPHDPEQFNFNITPQINELAFSGEKQIFSVDTGNQDNYCCYGLPLSVEHRGLGLLLLYRKSGHLLDKKQISALETLSGYLGVAVDRVILASKEQLRIQKELQGFEENVHDSELVFESKIMETLMQEVRTLAPTDAPVMISGESGTGKELLARMIHKVSLRKDKPYVVVDCGAIVPSLIASELFGHKKGSFTNANESHLGKFKEADTGTLFLDEIGELPLELQIHLLRFAQEGTFSPVGSNQVETVDVRLIVATNRDLATEVEKGRFRKDLFYRLNVFSLHSPNLRQRAMDIMPIAEHYLHQFNRHYNKEIKGFTETASRAMRQHDWPGNVRELRNQLMRAVIICNSPYIDATHLTLREPSHRWQCSVDEKPELLSGQSAARETDLSGVKTGENIKVNADPQPQDKMVKALTTCINILKDSDAIFECGKWLEGEVIRLAKVQGKGNISKSARILGLPEATLRRRIESLSPNVLPPVLQVQEFVLVEALTDWLELAPAPGINRLQQLRQMLSRLAEQGGMNRQDIATFVGVSAPTLRKILAS; via the coding sequence ATGACACATAGAATTTATATCATTGAAGATGAAGCAATAGTTGCACATGATTTAAAGGTCAACCTTGAATCCTTGGGTTTTCAAGTACTTGGTGTTGCTCATGACAGCCTGAAAGCGCTGCAGGAGATCCCGCTAGTCAAACCAGATATTGTTTTGTCTGATATCCGCCTGCGCGACGGCTGTGATGGCATTGAAATCCTGCGAGAGCTAAATAAAATCATGTCGGTGGCGGTGATTTTCATTTCCGCCTACTCGGACAAAGAAACCTTAAGAAGAGTCAAGGAAATCAACCCTCAGGGATATATTCTAAAGCCGATCAACCGCCGGGAACTTGAAATTGCCATAGATCTGGCGGTGGATGAGTTTGCCAGGCAGCAAAAACTACTTAATAATCAATATATTCTAAAAACAGCCTTGAGCTGTATCGGGGATTGTATCTTATTAACCGATATCAACGGTTTTATTGACGGTGTTAACTCTAAAGCCTGCCAGTTGCTGACCTTTGAAAGCGCCAATGTTATTTTAAAGCCCTGGCATACCGCCCTGGTCTGTACCACTCCCGAGTCTAAACTGCGCCTGACCCGATTGATTGAAAACACCGTCAGGACCCAGTCGGTCAGCAGGATCCTGCCGGTGGAGATCGAAGTGAAAAACGGTATTTCTCTGGTGGACGGCATCATAGGGCCTATCCTGAATGAACAGCAGGAATGCACAGGTGCGTCCATTATGCTCAGGTGCCTGGCTGATTTGTCTGATTTTAAAATGCCCGTGTATAAAAACCGGTTATCTGACCGTAAGGGGGAAGAAAAAAGCCAGGCCTGCCTGTTATTGATCAACCCGGATAACTTTGACTGGGTGAATGATAAGTGGGGGGAAAAGGTCGGGGATGTCATTATCGGTGAAATCAGCGAGGTGATTAACAAAGAAATCCGGGTTATCGATTTGGCGACCCGGTACGGAGGGGCGGTATTTAGCACCACTTTACCTAATACCTGCCTGAAGGGAGGCATGGTGGTGGCCAAACGTATCCACCAGCGCCTGAACAACCACAGGTATTATAGCGACAAGGTGTCGCTGACTTTCAGTATCGGCATTGCCGAGTTAGAGCAAGATGATAACGCCAGCGGCATTAATTTACCTATTACCCTGTTCAGGCATGCTACCTGGGCTTTAAATGCCGCCCATGAGGCCGGCGGCGATTGTATCCGCTGCTGGGAAGAAAATAAGCAGCACCATTTCCTCGGAGATATTGATCGTATAAGCGGGAAATTTTCCCCTGACATAAATAATGATATTAAAGGTTTGATGTTGTTATGGAATTCCGTTAACACCGTAGTACATTGTACAGATATCCATTCCTTGTCCGAAGGGATAGTGAGCAATTTAATGCAGTCGCTGCAACTGGTGGCCGGCGCCTTTTGGCTCAAACTTGATAATGAACCGGTAGAGTTGATTGTCAAGGATATCAATACCGGTTTATATCCGCATGACCCCGAACAATTTAACTTTAACATTACGCCGCAAATCAATGAGCTGGCCTTTAGCGGTGAAAAGCAGATTTTTTCTGTCGATACCGGTAACCAGGATAACTATTGCTGTTATGGCCTTCCGCTCAGCGTCGAGCACAGGGGCTTGGGGTTGTTGCTGTTATACCGTAAAAGCGGGCACCTACTGGATAAAAAACAGATTTCGGCGCTGGAGACCTTGTCGGGGTATCTGGGCGTGGCCGTTGACCGGGTGATCCTGGCGTCCAAAGAGCAGTTGCGTATCCAAAAAGAATTGCAGGGATTTGAAGAAAATGTCCATGACAGCGAGCTAGTGTTCGAGTCTAAAATCATGGAAACCTTAATGCAGGAAGTGCGGACCCTGGCGCCAACCGACGCCCCTGTAATGATTTCCGGTGAGTCGGGCACAGGCAAAGAGCTGCTGGCGCGCATGATACACAAGGTTAGCTTGCGTAAAGATAAACCCTATGTGGTAGTGGATTGCGGGGCGATAGTGCCCAGTTTGATAGCCAGTGAGCTGTTTGGCCATAAAAAGGGGTCGTTTACCAATGCCAATGAATCCCATCTGGGAAAATTCAAAGAAGCAGATACAGGCACTCTGTTTTTGGATGAGATCGGCGAATTGCCGCTGGAGCTGCAGATTCATTTGCTGCGTTTTGCCCAGGAAGGCACGTTTTCTCCGGTCGGCAGCAACCAGGTAGAAACCGTTGATGTCCGTCTGATCGTCGCCACCAACCGGGATCTGGCCACGGAAGTTGAAAAAGGACGTTTTCGCAAGGATCTTTTCTACCGCTTAAACGTGTTTTCTTTGCACAGTCCTAATTTACGGCAAAGGGCCATGGATATTATGCCGATAGCCGAGCATTACCTGCACCAGTTTAACCGTCATTATAATAAAGAAATCAAAGGTTTTACCGAAACCGCAAGCCGGGCGATGCGCCAGCATGACTGGCCGGGAAATGTCCGTGAATTACGCAACCAGCTGATGCGGGCGGTTATTATCTGTAACAGCCCTTATATTGATGCCACCCACCTGACGCTGCGGGAGCCGAGCCATCGCTGGCAATGCTCTGTTGATGAAAAACCTGAGTTATTATCCGGGCAGTCAGCAGCCAGAGAGACGGACTTATCTGGTGTGAAAACCGGTGAGAATATTAAGGTAAATGCCGATCCCCAGCCGCAGGATAAGATGGTGAAGGCGCTTACTACCTGTATCAATATCCTAAAGGACAGCGATGCTATTTTTGAATGCGGCAAATGGCTTGAAGGGGAAGTGATCCGTTTAGCCAAAGTGCAGGGCAAAGGCAATATCAGCAAGTCGGCCCGTATTCTGGGGTTGCCTGAAGCCACTTTACGCCGCCGTATCGAGTCCTTGTCGCCAAATGTCTTGCCGCCGGTTTTGCAGGTCCAGGAATTTGTTCTGGTTGAAGCGTTAACCGACTGGCTTGAGCTTGCTCCCGCTCCGGGCATTAACCGCCTGCAGCAGTTAAGGCAGATGTTAAGCCGGCTTGCGGAGCAGGGAGGCATGAACCGGCAGGATATTGCAACCTTTGTCGGGGTTTCTGCGCCCACGCTGCGTAAAATCCTGGCCAGCTGA
- a CDS encoding S1 family peptidase, whose translation MKIIDVMKNTLFTLGCLLTLSFSAKAITNGELAGDNHPAVVLLLMEAAGAPVGRCTGTLLSPTVVLTAGHCTREPGEFSAMRVFTESDVRNGNNYYPFSGPNSVEAISWASHPNYTNADFTRYDVGIVTLQEPGIILDSYPNLPEANQFDQFTGKKGKKGKKKVSFTTVGYGLQETKAGIVESDLLRMFTTQRLKRAAPLGRKNDFFMLLGGKRKNGGACVGDSGGPNFFGDSKVIAAVTSFSQKENCKGTSGVFRLDRINVLTFIESYL comes from the coding sequence ATGAAGATAATCGACGTGATGAAGAATACCCTATTCACCCTGGGGTGTTTGTTAACGTTAAGTTTTTCCGCCAAAGCAATTACCAATGGCGAACTTGCCGGTGATAATCACCCTGCCGTTGTCCTGCTATTAATGGAAGCTGCTGGCGCCCCCGTTGGCCGCTGCACAGGAACCTTGCTGTCACCCACTGTGGTACTGACCGCCGGTCATTGCACCAGAGAGCCGGGGGAGTTTTCAGCCATGCGTGTTTTTACAGAGTCCGATGTCAGGAACGGCAACAATTATTACCCCTTCAGCGGCCCTAACAGTGTTGAAGCCATAAGCTGGGCATCACATCCAAACTATACCAATGCAGACTTTACCCGGTATGATGTTGGCATTGTTACCTTACAGGAACCGGGAATTATACTCGATAGTTACCCCAACCTGCCCGAGGCCAATCAATTTGATCAATTTACCGGTAAAAAAGGTAAGAAGGGTAAAAAGAAAGTCTCATTCACTACAGTCGGTTACGGTTTGCAAGAAACTAAAGCCGGGATTGTGGAATCCGATCTGCTCCGTATGTTTACGACGCAGAGATTAAAAAGAGCAGCCCCTCTCGGGAGAAAAAATGACTTCTTTATGTTATTAGGCGGTAAACGTAAGAACGGAGGGGCCTGTGTGGGCGACTCTGGCGGGCCAAACTTCTTCGGGGACAGTAAAGTGATCGCCGCCGTAACTTCATTTAGCCAGAAAGAAAACTGCAAGGGAACCAGTGGAGTATTCCGCCTTGACCGCATCAATGTCTTAACTTTTATTGAAAGCTACCTTTAA
- a CDS encoding two-component regulator propeller domain-containing protein: MKKISYCFLFFWGLSLSLAANENPVFSQLLSQDGLSQDSITAVTQDKYGFIWIGTQEGLNRWDGRKIEQFLNNPGDANSISSDYISDLLDDKAGTLWVATLGGGLNIYDKYRQSFRRFQGFDGQEALELVNVKVLHQSDDGIIWVGTEADGLYLLDMTKQEIRHLSSLDNGNALSSNNIRDIKSDQQGRIWIATENGGVNMWDGENERFVHYRHRQQSRVSLPSDKILSLEPMQDGTVWVGTYDAGLAIINPHQRTVIQHKHQEQNFYSLADNRVRTIFQDSDGRIWVGTDSGLNLWNSDFRGFLRFNHEIASRYSLSDNRVTTIVQDKGGVIWVGTFAGLNKWNARLGSIEHIKKVDKAPSSLSSNIITSITDAPGGVLWIGTWGGGLNHYDTRTKMFKHYMPSDKAGSLSDTRVMSLLMDSQKRLWVGTMRGGLNVKTADQEGFTVYRHDANDPGSISHNGITRLFEDSHSNIWAATFGGGVNLYRQGKFQRFVHDESDENSLGSNRVIGITEGPEGIIWFATDGGGIAYYSLAEQKMRRLALELAETADGNLNSFISILATKDSLWLGSKDQGLLRVALNMQDLSVVNVTHFNRQNDLSSNVIFGILEDDSGMIWLSSNKGLSAMAPETGKIRNFGLNHGLQGNEFNSGAYHKAGDGTLYFGGNNGFNRFNPRHLLLSVNQHQPDIVLTQFNVLNKPKALSQALVDVKAIELDYFENFVSFEFASLDFTQPQKNKFQFRLLGLQEQWSVPSRRNQANYTNLIPGSYTFEVKGSNNAGIWSHPLVIELTVKSPPWRSTGAYLVYSLLVVLFSFLTFYLMKKSANKQVEASFNQKLRMYLYCLDEASDGVAIINLEGNYLYQNQSFKGLLGSEPFPARQGGAGETDMEHSLLSQVKKGAQALSAVLEHGHWQGLCEHFKGHEKVIVDLGLTKVVANEGKSEHIIAVAHDVTEIKHSEDELKRYRDRLEALVHKRTLELEQEITKQQDAEHQLTLSLQEKNVLLKEIHHRVKNNMQVISSLLNMQSIANNNPEFSELLAESQNRIRSMSLIHESLYQSENFLEIDFNDYIHLLAGTLSRVYSSNTYGIDICIDAEDVYLDIDTAVPCGLIINELVSNAYKHAFKGFEGQAVVLIEMKSDDEHYILRVKDNGVGFAEGVDFRKTSSLGMEIVCILTEQIKGTIDLIKGNGSTFVIEFPKKEIEKG, translated from the coding sequence ATGAAAAAGATCAGCTATTGTTTCTTATTCTTTTGGGGCCTGAGCCTGAGTCTTGCAGCAAATGAAAACCCCGTGTTTTCCCAGTTGCTGTCACAGGATGGTTTAAGCCAGGATTCGATCACGGCGGTTACCCAGGATAAATATGGCTTTATCTGGATAGGCACCCAGGAGGGGCTAAATCGTTGGGACGGACGAAAAATCGAACAATTTCTTAATAATCCCGGTGATGCAAACAGTATTTCCAGCGATTATATCAGCGATTTGCTTGATGATAAGGCCGGCACCTTGTGGGTAGCGACCTTAGGGGGCGGATTAAATATCTATGATAAATACCGGCAAAGTTTCCGCCGCTTTCAGGGATTCGATGGCCAGGAAGCGTTGGAGCTGGTGAATGTCAAGGTATTGCACCAAAGCGACGACGGTATTATCTGGGTAGGGACAGAAGCCGACGGCCTTTATTTGCTTGATATGACCAAGCAAGAAATCCGTCACCTCAGCAGCCTGGATAACGGCAATGCCCTGTCTTCCAACAATATCCGGGATATAAAGTCAGATCAGCAGGGGCGCATCTGGATTGCCACCGAAAACGGCGGCGTCAATATGTGGGACGGTGAAAACGAGCGCTTTGTCCATTACCGGCACCGGCAGCAGAGCCGGGTTTCGCTGCCGTCGGATAAAATACTCAGCCTGGAACCTATGCAGGACGGTACCGTCTGGGTCGGCACTTATGATGCGGGACTGGCGATTATCAATCCGCACCAGCGTACGGTGATCCAGCATAAACACCAGGAGCAGAACTTTTATAGCCTGGCGGATAACCGGGTACGGACGATTTTCCAGGATTCGGACGGACGAATCTGGGTCGGTACCGACTCCGGACTTAACCTATGGAACAGTGACTTTCGGGGATTTCTGCGTTTTAACCATGAGATTGCCTCGCGCTACTCCCTCAGTGATAACCGGGTCACCACTATAGTGCAGGATAAAGGCGGTGTGATCTGGGTGGGGACCTTTGCCGGTTTAAATAAGTGGAATGCCCGCTTGGGGTCGATAGAGCATATCAAGAAAGTAGATAAGGCGCCGTCGAGTTTAAGTTCGAATATCATCACCTCTATCACGGATGCGCCGGGCGGGGTGCTTTGGATCGGCACCTGGGGCGGCGGGCTGAATCATTACGATACCCGCACAAAAATGTTTAAACATTATATGCCTTCAGACAAAGCCGGCTCCCTCAGCGATACCCGGGTGATGTCCCTATTGATGGACTCGCAAAAGCGCTTATGGGTGGGGACCATGCGCGGCGGGCTTAATGTTAAAACCGCAGACCAGGAAGGTTTTACCGTTTATCGCCATGACGCGAATGATCCCGGTTCCATCAGCCATAACGGCATCACCCGGTTATTTGAAGACTCCCACAGCAATATCTGGGCGGCGACCTTCGGCGGCGGGGTAAACCTTTACCGGCAAGGCAAGTTTCAGCGCTTTGTGCATGACGAAAGTGATGAAAACTCCCTTGGCAGCAACCGGGTGATCGGCATCACGGAAGGGCCGGAGGGGATTATCTGGTTTGCCACCGACGGCGGCGGCATTGCCTATTACTCCCTGGCGGAGCAAAAAATGCGGCGTCTGGCATTGGAGCTGGCGGAGACGGCAGACGGCAACCTGAACTCCTTTATTTCGATATTGGCCACCAAAGACTCCCTGTGGCTGGGCAGTAAAGACCAGGGACTGCTTAGGGTGGCACTGAATATGCAGGATTTAAGCGTCGTTAATGTGACACATTTTAACCGCCAGAACGATCTGAGCAGCAATGTGATTTTCGGTATTTTAGAAGATGATTCCGGCATGATCTGGTTATCCTCCAACAAGGGCTTGAGCGCCATGGCCCCGGAAACCGGGAAAATCAGGAATTTTGGCCTCAATCACGGCTTGCAGGGCAATGAATTTAACAGCGGGGCTTACCATAAAGCCGGCGACGGCACCTTGTATTTTGGCGGCAATAACGGTTTTAACCGCTTTAATCCACGTCATTTATTGCTCAGTGTCAACCAGCACCAGCCGGATATCGTCCTGACCCAGTTTAATGTCTTGAATAAACCTAAGGCATTGTCCCAGGCCCTGGTGGATGTTAAAGCAATCGAGCTGGATTATTTTGAGAACTTTGTTTCTTTTGAATTTGCCAGCCTGGACTTTACCCAGCCGCAAAAAAACAAGTTCCAGTTTCGCCTGCTGGGGCTACAGGAGCAGTGGTCGGTGCCCAGCAGGCGGAACCAGGCCAATTATACCAACCTGATCCCCGGCAGCTACACTTTCGAAGTGAAAGGTTCGAACAATGCCGGTATCTGGAGCCATCCCCTGGTGATCGAGCTGACGGTAAAATCCCCCCCGTGGCGCAGCACCGGAGCATATCTGGTTTATTCATTACTTGTGGTGCTGTTTAGTTTCCTGACCTTTTATCTGATGAAAAAAAGCGCCAACAAGCAGGTGGAAGCAAGTTTTAACCAAAAATTGCGCATGTACCTCTATTGCCTGGACGAAGCCTCGGACGGGGTGGCAATCATTAACCTTGAGGGCAATTACCTGTATCAAAACCAGTCTTTTAAAGGTTTGCTCGGCAGCGAGCCCTTTCCTGCGCGCCAAGGGGGAGCAGGGGAGACAGATATGGAACATTCCCTGTTAAGCCAGGTCAAAAAAGGCGCCCAGGCCTTGTCCGCGGTGCTGGAACATGGCCACTGGCAGGGGTTATGCGAACATTTTAAAGGGCATGAAAAGGTGATTGTTGACCTGGGCCTGACCAAAGTGGTGGCTAATGAAGGCAAGTCGGAGCATATTATCGCCGTGGCCCATGATGTCACCGAAATCAAACATTCGGAGGATGAGCTCAAACGTTATCGTGACCGCCTTGAGGCATTGGTGCATAAGCGTACCCTGGAGCTTGAACAGGAAATTACCAAGCAGCAGGATGCCGAGCATCAGCTGACCTTGTCGCTGCAGGAAAAAAATGTCTTGTTAAAAGAAATCCATCACAGGGTCAAAAACAATATGCAGGTGATTTCCAGCCTGCTGAATATGCAGTCCATTGCCAATAACAATCCCGAGTTTTCCGAACTGCTGGCGGAAAGCCAAAACCGTATCCGTTCCATGTCGCTGATCCACGAGAGCCTGTATCAATCGGAAAACTTTTTGGAAATTGATTTTAATGACTATATCCATTTGCTTGCCGGTACCCTGAGCCGGGTATACAGTTCAAATACCTATGGTATTGATATCTGCATCGATGCCGAAGATGTCTATCTTGATATCGATACTGCCGTGCCCTGTGGCCTGATCATCAACGAGCTTGTCTCTAATGCCTACAAACATGCCTTTAAAGGCTTTGAAGGGCAGGCGGTTGTCCTGATCGAGATGAAATCCGACGATGAGCATTATATTTTGAGGGTCAAAGACAACGGGGTCGGGTTTGCCGAAGGGGTTGATTTTCGCAAAACCTCATCACTGGGAATGGAAATTGTTTGCATTTTAACCGAACAAATCAAAGGCACCATTGACCTGATCAAGGGCAATGGCTCAACTTTTGTTATTGAGTTTCCTAAAAAAGAAATCGAGAAGGGCTAA
- a CDS encoding ligand-binding sensor domain-containing protein, translated as MLIQLSQALCRVCLGLALLCLLFPAWGSEIAQNVRFRHLTVDDGLSQDSVYQILQDNYGFVWFATSEGLNRYDGNEFVTYLHDPKKEQSLSKDWIWSLLQSSDGRLWVGTDGGGLNLLNRDGRSFTHFKHNPQNENSISGNIVRTIVEDNAGDLWLGTDSGLNRYSMETGEFERFVADDTNPMSLSSNKIRAVLQEQHGTLWIGTDGGGLNQMDIGRKTVRHFRHDPQDENSISSDRIRTLFEAMDGMLWIGTYDQGLNRYNPRTGFVKRYHVDSGHGLTSNLIRDIKQDHRGVLWFATDNGLFEYRSESDTFLGYYKEASNPNSLTDNRVISLFQDEGKVLWVGTHAGINLWNYQTTSFELFRQSSNNFEGLRSNTVLAFTQSDDDTIWVGTYAGLERYSQQSGKFRHFGKENGLVDERITALTVANNNLWIGTFASGLMKMDLATEEISHYPPDDARDNWLKKGGITRLSVDNEGDLWIASYGGGLFRYNKASDDFTVFRHREGDANSLANNKVVYVLTSRNGTIWVSLFGGGIAKLNPKTGHFIHYQHDPLNPDSISSNNNWTMMEDKQGNLWIGSQGNGVNKLTSAESKKQQAAFSQISRVDGLKSNAIYGILEDSKGDIWFSSNRGITKFSPQSNVLQHYGPHHGLQSFEFNSGAHFKARSGKMFFGGSNGFNAFYPTEILRNQHPPKVALTKIIKINSPVLGEVATHLLDSLTLNAHEYSVSFEFAALDFAVVEDNRYRYKLEGYDNDWINPDKVHRATYTNLPSGQYLFKVEAANNDGVWNQDAMQLKVTVLPPWYKSKVAYLGYFILFMLFLSLLYLMHLHRLKKEAINSRELKLKVEEKTQELRQRSSQLEERNEELKSANKQLAEVCITDIGTGLHNRRFVVDYMSKIAKNLERRLEKMTLTETIAKNRPIFFVVFEIDDFFQINEAHGYGTGDAVMLSVARQVSKKCRQGDVLARWGEGSFLVAGETDDIEAILLLAKRLISTIENHSIVLKAESISVTASAGVSYFPFSITQPSLFTWEQVVSIAESAIKLAREKGNGTWSCIRAGQLGLSRGDYRKILSEPKSMAEKEVISLLYDVQAADDLLITDTRNSK; from the coding sequence ATGTTAATTCAGTTGTCACAAGCACTTTGCCGCGTTTGCCTGGGCCTGGCGCTGCTGTGTTTATTGTTCCCTGCCTGGGGTTCGGAAATTGCCCAAAACGTAAGGTTCAGGCATTTAACCGTAGATGACGGTTTATCACAAGATTCTGTTTACCAGATATTGCAGGATAATTACGGTTTTGTCTGGTTTGCCACCTCCGAAGGCCTCAACCGTTACGACGGTAATGAATTTGTCACTTACTTGCATGACCCGAAAAAAGAGCAGAGTTTGAGTAAAGACTGGATCTGGTCCTTGCTGCAAAGTTCAGACGGCAGGTTATGGGTGGGAACCGACGGCGGTGGCTTGAACCTGCTTAACAGAGACGGCCGCAGTTTTACACATTTTAAACACAACCCCCAGAATGAAAATAGCATTTCCGGCAATATCGTCCGTACTATTGTTGAAGATAATGCCGGGGATTTATGGCTGGGAACGGACTCCGGCCTGAACCGCTATAGCATGGAAACCGGGGAGTTCGAACGTTTTGTCGCCGATGATACCAATCCTATGTCGCTAAGCAGCAATAAGATCCGCGCCGTGCTCCAGGAGCAGCATGGCACTTTGTGGATAGGTACCGACGGCGGCGGACTGAATCAAATGGATATCGGCAGGAAAACCGTGCGTCACTTCCGTCACGATCCCCAGGATGAAAACTCTATCAGCAGTGACAGGATCCGTACCCTGTTTGAAGCCATGGACGGAATGTTATGGATAGGCACATATGATCAGGGGCTTAACCGCTACAATCCGAGAACAGGTTTTGTTAAGCGCTATCATGTCGACTCCGGTCACGGCCTGACCAGCAACTTGATCCGTGATATCAAACAGGATCACCGGGGAGTGCTGTGGTTCGCAACAGATAACGGCTTATTTGAATACCGCAGTGAAAGCGATACTTTCCTCGGTTATTACAAGGAAGCGTCAAATCCCAACAGCTTGACCGACAACAGGGTGATCAGCCTGTTCCAGGATGAAGGTAAGGTACTCTGGGTCGGCACCCATGCCGGCATTAATTTATGGAATTACCAGACCACCTCATTTGAATTGTTCAGGCAGTCCAGCAATAACTTTGAAGGGTTACGTTCGAATACGGTGTTGGCGTTTACCCAGTCGGATGACGACACCATTTGGGTCGGCACTTATGCCGGATTGGAGAGATATTCGCAGCAAAGTGGCAAGTTCCGGCACTTTGGCAAAGAAAATGGCCTGGTGGACGAAAGAATTACCGCCCTGACGGTGGCAAATAATAACTTATGGATAGGAACCTTTGCCTCGGGGTTAATGAAGATGGATTTGGCCACCGAGGAAATCAGCCATTATCCGCCGGATGATGCCAGGGATAACTGGCTGAAAAAAGGCGGTATTACCCGGTTATCTGTGGATAATGAGGGGGATTTATGGATTGCCAGTTATGGCGGCGGTTTATTCCGGTATAACAAAGCCAGCGATGATTTTACGGTTTTTCGCCACCGTGAAGGGGATGCCAACAGCCTTGCCAATAATAAGGTTGTTTATGTACTCACCAGCAGAAACGGCACCATCTGGGTGAGCTTATTTGGCGGCGGCATTGCCAAACTCAATCCCAAGACCGGCCACTTTATCCACTACCAGCACGACCCGTTAAACCCGGATTCTATCAGCAGCAATAACAACTGGACCATGATGGAGGATAAACAGGGCAATTTATGGATCGGCTCCCAGGGCAATGGGGTCAATAAACTCACCAGTGCCGAGAGTAAAAAGCAACAGGCGGCTTTTAGCCAAATTTCCCGAGTCGACGGCCTTAAGAGTAATGCCATTTATGGCATACTGGAAGATTCTAAAGGAGATATCTGGTTCAGTTCAAATAGGGGGATCACGAAATTTTCACCGCAAAGTAATGTGTTACAACATTATGGTCCGCACCACGGTTTGCAGTCGTTTGAATTTAACTCCGGGGCACATTTTAAAGCCCGTTCGGGCAAGATGTTTTTTGGCGGCTCTAATGGCTTCAATGCTTTTTATCCGACCGAAATTCTCAGAAACCAACATCCCCCCAAAGTGGCCCTGACCAAGATAATCAAGATCAATAGCCCAGTATTAGGGGAGGTGGCCACCCATTTACTGGACTCGCTTACCCTTAATGCCCACGAGTATTCGGTCAGTTTTGAATTTGCCGCCCTTGATTTTGCCGTGGTGGAGGATAACCGCTACCGCTATAAGCTTGAAGGTTATGACAATGACTGGATTAACCCGGATAAGGTACATCGTGCCACTTATACCAACCTGCCCAGCGGGCAGTATCTGTTCAAGGTTGAAGCAGCCAATAATGACGGCGTCTGGAACCAGGATGCCATGCAGTTAAAAGTCACGGTTTTGCCTCCCTGGTATAAGAGTAAGGTCGCCTATTTAGGTTATTTTATCTTGTTTATGCTGTTTTTAAGCCTGCTGTACCTGATGCATTTGCACAGGCTGAAAAAAGAAGCCATTAACAGCCGCGAACTGAAACTGAAAGTCGAAGAAAAAACCCAGGAGTTGCGTCAAAGAAGCAGCCAGCTTGAGGAAAGGAACGAAGAGCTGAAAAGCGCCAACAAACAATTAGCAGAAGTCTGTATTACCGATATAGGCACCGGGCTGCATAATCGCAGGTTTGTGGTTGACTATATGAGTAAAATTGCCAAAAACCTTGAGCGGCGGCTGGAAAAGATGACGTTGACGGAAACTATCGCCAAAAACCGGCCGATATTCTTTGTCGTCTTTGAGATAGATGACTTTTTCCAGATCAATGAAGCCCACGGTTATGGTACCGGTGATGCGGTGATGTTGTCCGTCGCCCGGCAGGTATCCAAGAAATGCCGCCAGGGAGATGTCCTTGCCCGCTGGGGCGAAGGGTCGTTTCTGGTGGCGGGGGAAACCGATGACATCGAGGCGATTCTGTTACTGGCCAAGCGCCTGATCAGCACCATTGAAAACCATAGCATAGTGCTGAAGGCGGAGTCTATTTCTGTGACGGCCTCAGCTGGGGTCAGTTATTTTCCTTTTTCTATTACCCAGCCAAGTCTGTTTACCTGGGAGCAGGTGGTATCCATTGCCGAAAGCGCCATCAAGCTGGCCCGGGAGAAGGGGAACGGCACCTGGTCCTGTATTCGGGCGGGCCAGCTTGGTTTAAGCCGGGGCGACTATCGAAAAATTCTTTCCGAGCCAAAAAGCATGGCGGAAAAAGAAGTTATTTCCCTGCTTTACGATGTCCAGGCCGCTGACGATTTATTAATCACAGACACAAGAAATAGCAAATGA